The nucleotide window ACTTAACAAAGGAGTTGATCAAAGCAAGAACGTCAAAGAGGACAAAGCCATGGAAACAGCCATCAAGAAAATCAGGAAAAAAGGCTTCGGCGTTATGAAAGGAGTAACCCCGTTCACTACCAAAGACGAGCTAACTGCACATGCAATAGACCCAGCAAAAACCGACCATGATAAGTACAAAGTTATCTTCGAAAACAACCGCGTACGAGTCTACGACTACAAAGACGAACCCGGCGACAAAACAAAACTCCACCACCACAAAGACTTCCTACTATACGCGCTCAGCCCATTCAAACGAAAAATGACCTTCACCAACGGCAAAACCACAACACGAGAACTCAAGCAAGGCGAAACACTGTGGTCAGACGAACAAGCACACATCGGAGAAAACATCGGAGACACAAACACACACGTCCTTATCATCGAACTAAAAGAACCCCCACCCAAACACAAGAAGTAGTAGTCAACGTACACGCCGCACAGACAACTACTTCTGAACCTAAAGCGCCTCGGTATTATTACTCATTCTAAGCGGAAGTTAATAACATCTGAAACAAAACCCGCCCACCCAGAGCAACATCAGATGTTAGTGTTTCTGAGACAACTTCAACACTAACACGCCCCAAAGGTCAACAGCCCCAAAAACTACTTCCAACATAGTAAGAAGGCGCTAAGCGATTGTCTCCTTCTTATTTTGAAATCTCTCTTCCCACAAAACCGGCAACATACGCAAACGTCACGATTAACAACATTGAAAGTACCATTAAAACACCAGCAAACAGAGCCTAAGACACCATTCAGAACCCGCAACAAACCCTAAACCACAACCTGAAAAACCCGACTTTCACCGCAAGAAAAATTTTCAGCACTCATACTAACCATCTACACCACACCCAACAGCCTCAAACTCATGAATTCACATCACACAGAATAACGCTAAGTAACCCTACGTCACGCTAAGTAACGCTAAAGCACACTAAACTATC belongs to Candidatus Bathyarchaeia archaeon and includes:
- a CDS encoding cytoplasmic protein produces the protein METAIKKIRKKGFGVMKGVTPFTTKDELTAHAIDPAKTDHDKYKVIFENNRVRVYDYKDEPGDKTKLHHHKDFLLYALSPFKRKMTFTNGKTTTRELKQGETLWSDEQAHIGENIGDTNTHVLIIELKEPPPKHKK